The genomic window ACGAGCATATGTATACAAACGGCGATCCTGATGCGGACGTTAAGAAATTTTTAGATTACATGGTCAGTGATGATGTGCAGAAAAGCATTGTAATAGAGCTTGGTTATGTACCAATTACAGATATGAAAATCGAACGAAGCGTAGATGGTGCGGTAACGAATAACTAAATCAAAAAATGAAATCCTAAATTTAAAATAGTTGGACGTTGTGCTGGGAATTTTTCCGGTACAACGTTTATTTTTTTGTAAAGTAGATGAATAAATAAAAAAATTCACTAGTATGTTTTACAAACTAGTAGTGATATGCTATAGTTGTATCAAGGTAGTTTGTATTACATACTAGAGGAGGTCGCTTTTTGAAAGAAACGCAATTATTAAAGGGTGTTTTAGATGGCTGTGTGCTGAAGGTCATAGGAAAAAAAGAGATTTATGGCTATGAGCTGGTCCAGTATTTAAAAGAAAATGGGTTTCCAACGATTGTTGGTGGGACAGTTTATCCCTTACTTCAAAAGCTTGAAAAGCAAGGGTTGATCAAGAGTAGGCTGAAACCATCTAAAGAAGGACCGGATCGCAAATATTTTTCCTTAACAAATGAGGGGAGACAATACCTCGTGGATTTTACAGTTCAGTGGTATGGCTTGGTAGAAAAGGTGGACGATATTTTACATGAGGAGTGTGAATGAGATGAAAAAAACACAAGCAGATTCTTATCGGGAAGCAGCCAATTTGATTGAAGAAAAATTGACTGATAACAACAAAAAATATTTTGATGACTTACGTACATATCTGATAACAGCGGGTCTTTTTTTTGATGAAGAGGAGATCAATCAGCAGGTTTATGAGTTAGGCAGTGATCTATTGGAAGCTCAGCAGAATGA from Enterococcus sp. 9E7_DIV0242 includes these protein-coding regions:
- a CDS encoding PadR family transcriptional regulator, producing the protein MKETQLLKGVLDGCVLKVIGKKEIYGYELVQYLKENGFPTIVGGTVYPLLQKLEKQGLIKSRLKPSKEGPDRKYFSLTNEGRQYLVDFTVQWYGLVEKVDDILHEECE